From the genome of Pseudomonas sp. FP453:
GATCAACCAGGGCTTTGCGCTGTTCCAGAAGAATTGCCTGGCCTGTCACCGGCTCAATGGCGCCGGCGATGCGCAGGTGGGGCCGGACCTGAATATTCCCTACAACCCCACGGAGTATTTCGGCGGGGATTTCCTCAAGCGTTATATCCGTGACCCGCAAAGCCTGAGGCACTGGTCGCAGGCGAAGATGCCGGGGTTTGCGGCGAGTGTGTTGCCGGATAATGAGCTGGATTTGTTGGTGGGGTATTTGAAGCATATGGCAGGGCGTAAACAACATCCCTGAGTACAACCTATATCAACTGTGGGAGCTGGCTTGCCTGCGATAGCGGTGGGTCAGCTAAACAGGTACTGGCTGATAGTCCGCTATCGCAGGCAAGCCAGCTCCCACAGGGGATTGGATGTGCCTGTGGGAGCACTGTCAGCCCTTCCAACACAGCGCCCACAGCTGATCACCTTCGCCTACTGTTGCTGCACCGCAATCACCGGCGTCGGCGCCACGAATACCTTGGCATGCATCTGCTCATGCCCGCCGCCACGGCGCATGCCGCGCACCGGGCAGGCGTCGAGGTAATCCAGGCCCACAGCCAGCTTCAAATGCCGCTCGGGCCGTGCGAGCTGGTTGGTCACGTCAAAGCTGTACCAGGCGTCATCCAGCCAGGCTTCGGCCCAGGCGTGGCTGGCCAGGTGCGCGCTGTCTTCTGTGTACAAATACCCCGACACATATCGCGCCGGTACCCCCAGGCTGCGGGCGCAGGCGAGGAACGCGTGGGTGTGGTCCTGGCACACGCCCGCGCCGCCGGCAAAGGCTTCGGCGGCGCTGGTGTCCACTTCGGTGGCGCCGGGGGGTATAGACCATCGAGTGATTCAGCGCCTGCATCAGGTCGATCAACGCATTGCGGTCGCGACGTTGCTGGCAGTGCTGCCGGGCAAAGCCGCGCAGGGCTTCGTCGGCCTCGGTCAGGCGGGCTGCGCAGGAAGGGGAACGCGGACTGGCTCTCGTGTTCGGCTTCGCGCAGCTCGTCGATGTCGACCTGGCCACGGGCGCCGATGATGATGGCGTCGTGGGGTTCGTCCAGGGTCAGCACGTGCAGGATGTTGCCGAACGGGTCCACTTGGGCGCGCACTGGGCGTGGCAGGTCGAGTTGCCAGCTGAGGACGTGCTGGCGCTCGCTGTCGTGGGGCGTAAGGCGCAGGTACTGGATGCTCGCGCGAACCTGGTCGTCGTAGTGGTAGGTGGTTTCGTGGCTGATGGAGAGTCTCATGCGGCCTCCAGGTAGGAACTGTAGATGGCGTCGCCCAACTGGCGGACCAAGGGGATAAAGTCGGTCAGCCAGGCGTGCAGGCCTTCCTCGAGGATTTCATCGATGGCGGTAAAGCGCAGGCGCGCGTCCATCTCGGCGGCCAGGCGCTGGGCCGGGCGACCGTTGAGGCCGGGCAGGCTGGCGAGGATCTGGTCGATTTCCTCGCTGCAGGCGCGCAGCGAACGCGGCACATCGGCGCGCAACAGCAGCAACTCGGCGACTTGCCGCGCGCCAGGCGCATCACGGTAGATCTCGGTGTAGGCCTCGAACGAGGACAGCGCGCGCAGCAAGGCGCTCCATTGATAGTAGGCGTGGGCCGTGCCGTCGGTGACTGCGGCAGCCTGGTCGCCGGCCATTTCGTAGCGCGCATCCAGCAGGCGCAGGGTGTTGTCGGCCCGTTCGATAAAGGTGCCCAGGCGAATAAACCGAAAGGCGTCGTTGCGCATGATGGTGCCGTAGGTCGCGCCGCGAAACAGGTGGGAACGTTCCTTGACCCACTCACAAAAGCGGCTCATGCCGTAGCGGCTCAGGCCTTGCTGGGCGATATCGCGAATATCCAGCCAGGTGGCATTGATGTTTTCCCACATGTCGGCGGTGATTCGCCCACGCACCGCATGGGCGCTGGCCCGCGCCGCACCAAGGCAGCTGTAGATGCTCGCCGGGTTGGCCGCATCCAGGGCGAAAAAGTGCAGCAGGTGTTCGGCGTGCAGTTCACCGTGGCGCTCGCGGTAATCATCCAGGGTGCCGGTGATCAGCAGCGGCATCGCCAGTTCATGCAGGCCATCGCCGCGCCCATCCTGGGGCATCAGCGACAGCGAATAACTGACATCGAGCATGCGCGCGAGGTTTTCCGCGCGCTCCAGGTAGCGCGACATCCAGTACAGATCCGAGGCAGTTCTACTCAGCATGGCATCAGTCCTCCACCACCCACGTGTCTTTGGTGCCGCCGCCCTGGGACGAGTTGACCACCAACGAGCCTTCGCGCAGTGCCACGCGGGTCAGGCCGCCCGGCACGACGCGGGTTTCCTTGCCGGACAAGACGAACGGGCGCAGGTCGATATGGCGCGGCGCGATGCCGTTTTCGACAAAAGTCGGGCACGTGGACAAACAGAGGGTGGGCTGGGCGATATAGGCATGGGGCTTGGCCTTGATGCGTGCGCGGAAGGCTTCGATCTCCGCCGCCGTGGAAGCGGGGCCCACCAGCATGCCGTAACCGCCGGAGCCTTGGGTTTCCTTGACCACCAGATCCGGCAGGTTGGCCAGCACGTGGGACAGTTCGTCGGGCTTACGGCACTGGAAGGTCGGAACGTTCTTCAGGATCGGCTCTTCATCCAGGTAAAAACGGATCATGTCGGTGACGAAGGGGTACACCGACTTGTCATCCGCGACCCCGGTGCCGATGGCGTTCGCCAGCACCACGTTGCCGCAGCGATAGGCCGCGAGCAGGCCGGGCACGCCGAGCATGGAGTCGGGGTTGAACGCCAGCGGATCGAGGAAGGCGTCGTCGAGGCGGCGATAGATCACGTCCACTGCCTTGGGGCCGTCGGTGGTGCGCATGAAGACGCGGTCGTCGCGCACGAACAGGTCGGCGCCTTCTACCAGTTCCACGCCCATTTCCCGGGCCAGGAAGGCATGCTCGAAGAACGCACTGTTGAAGCGCCCCGGCGTCAGCACCACCACGCTGGGGTTGTCCAGGGGGCTGGAGCTTTTCAGGGTGTCGAGCAGCAGGTTGGGGTAATGGTCGATGGGGGCGATGCGCTGGGCCGCGAACAGTTCGGGGAACAGGCGCATCATCATCTTGCGGTCTTCGAGCATGTAGCTGACGCCGCTGGGGGTACGCAGGTTGTCTTCCAGCACGTAGTAGGTGCCGTCGCCATCACGTACGAGATCGACCCCAGAGATGTGGGAATACAGGTCGCGGTGCAGGTCCAGGCCCTGCATTGCCAACTGGTACTGCTCGTTGGCCAGCACCTGCTCGGCGGGGATGATCCCGGCCTTGATGATGCGCTGCTCGTGGTACAGGTCGGCGAGAAACATGTTCAGCGCCTTGACCCGTTGAATGCAGCCGCGCTCGACAATCCGCCATTCGCTGGCAGGAATGCTGCGCGGGATCGTGTCGAACGGAATCAGGCGTTCGGTGCCCTGCTCGTCGCCGTAAAGGGTGAAGGTGATCCCGGCGCGGTGAAACAGCAAATCGGCTTCGCGCCGGCGCTGGGCCAGCAGTTCAGCAGGGGTTTCGGCCAACCAGCGGGCGAATTCGCGGTAATGGGGGCGGACCTGCCCTGCCCCATCGTACATTTCATCGTAATAAGTGCGGATCATGCCGTACTCCTTGTCACCCGGACGCAAGAACCATCGCAAGGCCCGTGCCAGCGGCATAAACACTTAAAAATCAGTGAGTTGA
Proteins encoded in this window:
- a CDS encoding alpha-E domain-containing protein, producing the protein MLSRTASDLYWMSRYLERAENLARMLDVSYSLSLMPQDGRGDGLHELAMPLLITGTLDDYRERHGELHAEHLLHFFALDAANPASIYSCLGAARASAHAVRGRITADMWENINATWLDIRDIAQQGLSRYGMSRFCEWVKERSHLFRGATYGTIMRNDAFRFIRLGTFIERADNTLRLLDARYEMAGDQAAAVTDGTAHAYYQWSALLRALSSFEAYTEIYRDAPGARQVAELLLLRADVPRSLRACSEEIDQILASLPGLNGRPAQRLAAEMDARLRFTAIDEILEEGLHAWLTDFIPLVRQLGDAIYSSYLEAA
- a CDS encoding circularly permuted type 2 ATP-grasp protein — encoded protein: MIRTYYDEMYDGAGQVRPHYREFARWLAETPAELLAQRRREADLLFHRAGITFTLYGDEQGTERLIPFDTIPRSIPASEWRIVERGCIQRVKALNMFLADLYHEQRIIKAGIIPAEQVLANEQYQLAMQGLDLHRDLYSHISGVDLVRDGDGTYYVLEDNLRTPSGVSYMLEDRKMMMRLFPELFAAQRIAPIDHYPNLLLDTLKSSSPLDNPSVVVLTPGRFNSAFFEHAFLAREMGVELVEGADLFVRDDRVFMRTTDGPKAVDVIYRRLDDAFLDPLAFNPDSMLGVPGLLAAYRCGNVVLANAIGTGVADDKSVYPFVTDMIRFYLDEEPILKNVPTFQCRKPDELSHVLANLPDLVVKETQGSGGYGMLVGPASTAAEIEAFRARIKAKPHAYIAQPTLCLSTCPTFVENGIAPRHIDLRPFVLSGKETRVVPGGLTRVALREGSLVVNSSQGGGTKDTWVVED